The Bacteroidota bacterium genomic interval CAACAAGGTATCATCACCGCCCTTTTAGCCTCGCAGAGCAAAAAAGGTTGCTTCTGGCAGGTTCATGTTTGCATTGCCATGCGCCTTCAAGCCAGGTTATGAAAGAAGCGCTGGAGGACTTTGATGGAACGATGAAACGGTTGGGGAAGGGATGTGTGGTGCCGTGATGTCCCGGCTTACGCCGGGATGTCCCGGCTTACGCCGTGATGTCCCGGCTTACGCCGGGATGACGGGGCTTGCGCCGGGATGACGGGGCTTGCGCCGGGATGTCCCGGCTTGCGCCGGGATGACGGGGCTTACGCCGGGATGTCCCGGCTTACGCCGGGATGACGGGGCTTACGCCGGGATGACGGGGGGTTATGTGCCAGGAGTTTGGGGTGGGAATGATGTTATTTATGTCTAAATCAAAATCATGGCCGTTGAAATAAACGATTTGGTCTGCTATGTTCAGAAGGGGTTTGACACTTTCTTTCCAAGGGGCATCATCCTTTCTTCTTATGATCAGGAATAAGCCGGGAACGACAAAGTGACGCAAACCACCGGATTCGCAAACCCAAAGATGTTCAGGATTCAAACAATCATGAAGGTGAGTAAAAGCTTCAGGCAGGAATGTGTCGGAAGACCTCAGAAAAAAAACTTCCCTGGCACCTGCGGACAACATCCTCGAACTGTCTTTATCACCAAAGGGATTCATCTCGTGCTCTATGACAAAAGAACGATTATTCCTAAATTCATATTCATTCATGTCATGAAAATGAGGTGTGATTTTAATCGCAGTTACGGGGAAGACATTGCTAATCCGGGTGATAATCCTTGAAATGAAGGTCGTTTTTCCTGAATTCCTTCCGTTTCCGGCAATGATAAGCATATTTGGATAGCTGGGCAAAACCATTTTTTTAATCTTTCGTTTAGGGTGTGAAATGAATTAATCCTTCCTTTATTCTTTTTTCCAGATCCTTTACCTCATCAATGGTATTGATATTAACAAAGGCATGCTCCTGAAAACATCCTGGATTATCCATAACGGAGAGCTTAACCATTGGGATATCACGGAAAATGACAGGAAGTTTAAAAATATGCAAATCCATAAAATCTTTGATTACCTGGCTCATTTTCCTGTTGTAAACAGCGCATAAGGGTTCGTACTTTTCTCCGCCATACCAGGGAACGACTACCATGGCCTCCATTCTCCTTTCAAGCAGGCAATGCATCGCAGGGAGATCAAAAAAAGGTGTATCACAGGAAACAACCAGATTATAATCATCCGCTGAACGTTTCAGACAGGAATAGATACCGGCTGCAGGACCAAATCCTGGAAATTCGTCCGGAACAACAGTATAGCCCAGATAATCATAAACCTGTGAATTTGAGCTTATCAGGATTTTGTGGCAAAGCTGCTCCAGGTGCCCTGCCACATATTCAATCAATGGCTTCCCCAGCAACGGAACAAGTCCTTTATCTCTTTTCATTCTGGAACTCTGGCCACCAGCCAGGATGATACCGGTTAAACTTTCTGATTGCAAAGCCACAATTTTGAGGTAAAAATAAAAAAAGTCCCCTCACCAGGGGACTTTTGTCAATTAAACTATACAGTTATGAAAAAGCAACAAGTTTTCGAAACTAATTTTTGGTTATTGGGTTATTCCCGGCTACCCATTCAACATAGGATCCATCATAAACCTTTACGTTGGGGTATTCCAAGACAGAGTTCAGTGCTGTGTAAACCACGGCAGCCCATATTCCTGTATTGCAGTAAACTATTATTTCCTTGTCTTTTGCTACTCCCTTGGAAGAAACAATTTGTTTAATTTGCTCAGCTGATTTATAGGCTCCCTTATCCGTTAACAAATCAGTATAGGGAATATTAACAGCACCTTCGATATGTCCCTTGCTTTCGCCTTTTTCATCCACGCCTTTGAATTGCTCAATGCTTCTGGCGTCGATAATAATGGTTCCGGAATTTTTTTGTTTTGCTTTCACATCTGCCATGGAAACATAAATTGCACTATTAACCTTTGGGGTAAAAGTAACAGCAGCAGGTTTGGTAGCTGCACGGGTAACGGGTATCCTGGCAACCTTCCATTGATCCATGTCTTTGTGAAGGATTTTCACATCACTGGCACCCAAATACTTAAGTATCCAATAAACCCTGCTGGAATATTTGTTTGAGCCGTCATCGTAAATAACAATAGATTTATCGGCGCTAACGCCATTGCTTCCAAAGATTTTTGCCAGATCTTCGGGGCTCTTGATCAATCCTTTAACATCACCGGGTTTATATAAGTCCTGGTGAGGTATGTTGACAGCACCCTGAACGTGAACTTTGGCGTAGTTTTCCGCAGTGTTCACATCAATCACCACGAGGTTCTTGTTGGATTTCAAGGCTTCACCAAAAGCTTTGGCTGAAATAAGATCGGCAGCTTGTACTTTTATCACACTAATCAATGCTATTGCCGAAAATAAGATTACTTTCTGAAAAGTCTTCATGATATAATATTAATTTAATGATTAAAACTTAACCTGTACCTGTACCATAAGTTGATTCAGGTAATAGTCCTGTGCTTGCTTAGCCTGATAGTCATTGATCAGATAATTGATCTGCAGGCGGGTCCAGTCGTTAAAGAAATAATTCAGGCCGAAGGTATAGGTTGTTATATTATCCTCGTTGACATCTACATTAGGTTCATAGTTTTCATATTTCACGACAGGTTGGATCCGCCATGGGGTCATGTACATTGCCTGTGCATAATATCCGTATTTTTCATTATTTCCAGGAACCAGGGCACCCCCGGTTGATCCGCAACCACCGCCACCACCGGAGGAAGTATATCCATCATCATATCCCCAGATGTATTCACCCTGCAGGAGAAAATCACCCAAAGAAAGTTCGGCATCAAATCCGATACGGGTAATTTTCTGACCATATTTCTTAATTATTTTGTTAGTATTGGGATCTCTTACAGCATGCACTCCATATTTATAGCTACCACCGAGGCTGATAAACTTCCAGGGTGAAAGTACAAGCCGGCCGATGAAGTCTTTACTGGCATTATCATCCCAGCGGTTCAGTCCAACACCGTTTGTAAAAGCAATCTGATAGCTAATGATATTGTGGTTTTTCAATCCGAAAATAGAAAGTGAATCGGTACCACCCCACAGCATTATTCCCAGATCGCGGAAAGGAATTGCCAGTTCGCGGACCACAAGAGAGCGGTTAATTGTATGGAGCGACTGGCAGGGAGTAGTAAGTTCCAGACCAAAAGGAGCCTTAAACTGCCCCAGGGTAATGTTCATCCAGGGTCCAAGACGTTTATATGTAATAAAGGCGTCGAGCAGGTAAGGTCCATTTCCTACGTTGGTTTTATCATCCCCCTGTGAAAACAGGAAAGGACTGAATTCTACCATTGCATAGTAAGAGAAATCATAAGGAATATTGCCGGTTACACCCAGCCTGGCGCGTTTAAAATAAAAGCTGCTGTAATCTTCAATGTGGGCTGTATTTTTATCATAGCCATTGAAATCATAATTAAACTGGGGTTGCAAATACCCGATTACGGAAACGCCATCATCCGACGACGATTCCATACAACCCTGTGTCCGGCCGGTAAATGGAATTAAAAACAGAGTTGCAAAAACAAGAATCATTACTTTTTTCATCATAACTATATTTCTTCGGAGTTATACATGTTATCAAAAGGCAAAAGGGGGAAAATCCCCCCCTTGCATATCTATAATTTAGTTACGGTACTACCGGATAGTCGGTACCTGGCATGTGCCACTTGGTCGGACCATCGGCGAGATTCGAATAAATCATGCCATTGGTTCCAAAAGTCAGACTCTTCGCATCATATCCCATAATTGTCAGGTATGCAGTAACAATGGATGATGTCTGTCCTGTCCAGCAATACGTTACAACGGTTTTGCTTGCATCAAGGTGCTTGAATTCGTTGTTCTCCAGGGTAAGGGGAAGAATACGGTAAGCACCGGTGATGTTTCCGTAGGTTTCAACATCTGTAGTTTTCCAGTAATTATTTATGAAATAATTCGAAGGAGTTCCCAGGACATCAGTATTAGCAACAGTTTTAAATCCCTGGCTCAGCATATAATTAACCCTTTCTGTAAGGATTTCAGGACCGGTAGTATACAAGCTGGTGAAGGTAGGAGCGGAAAAATCAGCACTTGGAGTGATGCTTCCGGGAGCGGCAACCCAGTTCGGGTTTGTCAGGGCAATGTCACCAGTTTTCGTTTCCCAGGCAGCTGAGAACTGGCTGTTCCATCCTGCCATACCCCACTTAAGAGCTTTGGCATCCATATGACCGCTCAGGCGAAGGGCAACAACAGCGTGACAAGCTGTTTGTCCTGTATAACATACCACAACAATCGGCTTGGTAGCTCCCTGAACCGTTGTAAGTATCTCACCCAAAGTAGATCTTACAGCGCCATCAATATGTGCAGTATTGAAATCAGCCTCCTGACGGATGTCAACGATAAAATAATCTCCGGTACCCTTGGCATTAATAGCATCAGCCGTAATAACAAAACCACCATTTGCGGCTGTAATGTCATCCAGGTCCATATTATTCTGAACAAGGTAGGTCTTCAGAACTTCATATGCATTTACCTGAGGCTGACTGCCACCATTGTCATCATCATCACTCTTATTACAGCTTACAAAAGTAAGAGCCGGAACAAGCATGAAAACGAACAATAATTTAATTAACTTTTTCATGTTACAGTTTTTAGTTAGATAAGTTGTTATTTCTTTCACAAGTCAAAAGTATCTTGTAATTCATTCACTTATAAAGACTGAAAATTCATATTAAACAGAAAAAAAAATGAATTAGATCATAAAAAAACTGATCCAGATCATAAAAAAAACTTACCTTTGTATGTTGGTTTTCACATAGATAACACATCAATATAATACATGGCCATCAACTACTTAGATTCCTGCAAACTTGAATACTACGATGCTGTAAGTTATGATATGCTCTCGGAGAATGAAAAGGAACTCCTGGATAAGAATACAGTTATTATAGATTATAAAAAAGGTGAGACCATTTGCAAGCAGGGGACCTTTGCTTCCAATGTAATTTTCATAGAAAAAGGGCTGGTAAAGGTATATATTGAAGGTAACCCAAAAAATCTCATCCTTACCATAACGCCTGAAAATTACTTTGTTGGCCTACAAACCTTTTACAACGGGAATAACACATATTTATATTCTGTGAGCACATATGTGGATACACGTGCAAGGTTAATCGATATTCAAACATTCAAACAGGTACTTAACAGCAATGCCCGTTTTGCATCACGGATCATACAGATCCTCAATGAAAATTCAGCCCAGGCTTATGGCCGTTTTTTCTGCCTTACACGAAAACAATCGCATGGCCGTATGGCCGACATCCTTTTATGTCTTTCCTACCGGATTTTTAAAAGCAATTCCTTTGAACTTCCTTTATCAAGGCAAGATCTGGGAGAACTGACCGGTCTTTCCACGGAAAGTGTTATCCGGATCATGAAAGACTTCAAAGACGAAAAACTCATTTCCGTTTCATGTAAAACCCTTGAGATCCTTGATCCTGAAAAACTTCAGAAGATCAGTGAGGTAGGATGATGTTTTTGCTACTTTTGGAAGTGTGAAAAGGCATATACCCAATATTGTTACAGGATTGAATCTATTGACCGGCAGTATTGCTGTTGCTGTTGCTTTCCAGGATGTGGTCCTTGCTTCCTGGTTAATACTGATCGCGGCCTTTTTGGATTTCCTTGATGGGTTCCTTGCCCGCTTGCTGAATGCATATTCGGAATTCGGCCATCAGTTTGATTCACTGGCTGATATCGTTTCATTTGGTATGGCGCCTTCTGTGTTGATGTATCTGTTACTTCAGGATTCAAACCCGCTACCGGTATTGAATTTTGGTGATCTGAACATGGTTCCTTTCATTTCCATGCTATTGGCCTTGTTTGCAGGAATAAGGCTAACCGTTTTTACCCTCAGAAAGGAAAACAAAACATTTAGCGGGCTGCCAACCCCGGCAACAGCAATTTTAATGGCCTCACTAACCCTTATGCTAAAAGGGCACGAAGCCGGGGGTACTTTCGGGCAGGTAATGTTTAATTCCTGGTTTCTTATTGGTTTTATTATCGCCATATCAATATTGATGGTGATACCCATAAAAATGATCTCCCTGAAAAAAAGCATCCGTCAGTGGTTTAAAGCACCTGAGATAATAATTCTTTTGCTTGGAGCAATGTTCCTGGTAATTTTTCTCGGATATACCGGAATAGCTTTAACTATACTCCTGTATATTCTGATTTCTTTGGTTCTGAATTTCCGTATGTAAGATTTCCCTGGATTTGGGTTAACTTTGTGCTAAGGAAATAATAAACCACGAATGATCATCAAGACTGCCAGACTATTCTGTATCCTTCTCCTCTTCATCCTGAGTATTAATGGTATTTCCCAGGACAACCCCAATCTTGACCAGATCCCCTACCCTTTTCTTCCAGGTAAGATAATTGAGGAATCGCGTGAATCCATGGTGATAACTATTGACGGCTATGATAATTTTTATCTGGGTACGGATTTTGCCGAGAGTTCGATCACAGAAGATCCTAATAATCCTCAGCGATATTTCACGGTATTCAATATTGACAATCCACACTATACCGATAATGGTCACGACTGGCAAATAAGCAGTCCTGCCTGGGGAGGTTATACGGTAAGGGGAGACGTCATTTGTTGTTACGATAATCAGGGCAATCTGTATTATGAAAACATGTATGGTTCTCCCACCATTCAAGGTTGTGTGGTGATTAAGTCGATCGACAACGGGGCGAGCTGGTCTTCCCCGGTTACAGCCATTACCGGGATAGATAAAAACTGGATGGCATGCGATCAAACCAGCGGACCATACAGCAACTTCATTTATACAACCATGACCGCCTCCAACGGGGGTAATTTTACCAGAAGTATCAACGATGGGGTGTCTTTCACAAACACCTGGACTTTTGACACACAAACGCTCCCGGGCATGATGGTTTGTGTTGGTCCCAATGATGAGATAGATGGAGGAACCGTTCATGTAGTCACCAATTCAGGAGATCCGTTTTCCTCTTTATATACTTTTTACAGCTCCAAAAACGGCGGATTAAGCTTTGAATACCAGTCGGAGCAAAGATTTGCAGGATATGTTGGCACGGCAGTAAATGGCCGTCATTCGGTCAATAACATGAGAACGAGGCCCTACCCGTTTATTGCCGCTGATAACAGCCATGGCCCTTACCGTGGCCGGCTATATTTGGTTTATGCTTCGAATTTCCCGGCAGGTAACGGGAACAAACCCGATATCTTCCTGCATTATTCCGACAATGACGGCGCTACCTGGTCAGAAGCCTTTACGATAAACGATGATTTTCCCTCCAATCTTCATTCCCAGTACCATCCCATTTCCTGGTGCGATAATGAAACGGGAAGGTTATACATACACTGGATGGATACCCGGAATACTCCAACGTCAGACAGTGCATTGATCTATGCTACTTTTTCTGATGATGGAGGAGAAAGCTTTGCCCCCAATGTTGCGGTTTCAAATGAAAAGATGCCCATTGATTGTATCACCTGTCCGGGAGGAGGAACTCCCCGATATCAGGGTGATTATAATGGAGTAGTCTCTAACGGCGATATTGCTATGCTGAGCTGGGCCGACTTCCGCTACGGTGATTTTGCTAGCTTTACCGCGTATTATCCTGACTTTGCCATGAAACTTTCCCCGGAACTGGATACCATCAGCGGTGCTGCCATCTTTACCATTGAAATCCCGGGTGTAAAAGCATATGATAATGATGTGATTTGTGAAGCGACTGTGGAATCTCCGCCATCGGGATATT includes:
- a CDS encoding molybdenum cofactor guanylyltransferase, with amino-acid sequence MALQSESLTGIILAGGQSSRMKRDKGLVPLLGKPLIEYVAGHLEQLCHKILISSNSQVYDYLGYTVVPDEFPGFGPAAGIYSCLKRSADDYNLVVSCDTPFFDLPAMHCLLERRMEAMVVVPWYGGEKYEPLCAVYNRKMSQVIKDFMDLHIFKLPVIFRDIPMVKLSVMDNPGCFQEHAFVNINTIDEVKDLEKRIKEGLIHFTP
- a CDS encoding sulfurtransferase codes for the protein MKTFQKVILFSAIALISVIKVQAADLISAKAFGEALKSNKNLVVIDVNTAENYAKVHVQGAVNIPHQDLYKPGDVKGLIKSPEDLAKIFGSNGVSADKSIVIYDDGSNKYSSRVYWILKYLGASDVKILHKDMDQWKVARIPVTRAATKPAAVTFTPKVNSAIYVSMADVKAKQKNSGTIIIDARSIEQFKGVDEKGESKGHIEGAVNIPYTDLLTDKGAYKSAEQIKQIVSSKGVAKDKEIIVYCNTGIWAAVVYTALNSVLEYPNVKVYDGSYVEWVAGNNPITKN
- a CDS encoding OprO/OprP family phosphate-selective porin gives rise to the protein MMKKVMILVFATLFLIPFTGRTQGCMESSSDDGVSVIGYLQPQFNYDFNGYDKNTAHIEDYSSFYFKRARLGVTGNIPYDFSYYAMVEFSPFLFSQGDDKTNVGNGPYLLDAFITYKRLGPWMNITLGQFKAPFGLELTTPCQSLHTINRSLVVRELAIPFRDLGIMLWGGTDSLSIFGLKNHNIISYQIAFTNGVGLNRWDDNASKDFIGRLVLSPWKFISLGGSYKYGVHAVRDPNTNKIIKKYGQKITRIGFDAELSLGDFLLQGEYIWGYDDGYTSSGGGGGCGSTGGALVPGNNEKYGYYAQAMYMTPWRIQPVVKYENYEPNVDVNEDNITTYTFGLNYFFNDWTRLQINYLINDYQAKQAQDYYLNQLMVQVQVKF
- a CDS encoding Crp/Fnr family transcriptional regulator: MAINYLDSCKLEYYDAVSYDMLSENEKELLDKNTVIIDYKKGETICKQGTFASNVIFIEKGLVKVYIEGNPKNLILTITPENYFVGLQTFYNGNNTYLYSVSTYVDTRARLIDIQTFKQVLNSNARFASRIIQILNENSAQAYGRFFCLTRKQSHGRMADILLCLSYRIFKSNSFELPLSRQDLGELTGLSTESVIRIMKDFKDEKLISVSCKTLEILDPEKLQKISEVG
- a CDS encoding CDP-alcohol phosphatidyltransferase family protein; this encodes MKRHIPNIVTGLNLLTGSIAVAVAFQDVVLASWLILIAAFLDFLDGFLARLLNAYSEFGHQFDSLADIVSFGMAPSVLMYLLLQDSNPLPVLNFGDLNMVPFISMLLALFAGIRLTVFTLRKENKTFSGLPTPATAILMASLTLMLKGHEAGGTFGQVMFNSWFLIGFIIAISILMVIPIKMISLKKSIRQWFKAPEIIILLLGAMFLVIFLGYTGIALTILLYILISLVLNFRM
- a CDS encoding PKD domain-containing protein, whose amino-acid sequence is MIIKTARLFCILLLFILSINGISQDNPNLDQIPYPFLPGKIIEESRESMVITIDGYDNFYLGTDFAESSITEDPNNPQRYFTVFNIDNPHYTDNGHDWQISSPAWGGYTVRGDVICCYDNQGNLYYENMYGSPTIQGCVVIKSIDNGASWSSPVTAITGIDKNWMACDQTSGPYSNFIYTTMTASNGGNFTRSINDGVSFTNTWTFDTQTLPGMMVCVGPNDEIDGGTVHVVTNSGDPFSSLYTFYSSKNGGLSFEYQSEQRFAGYVGTAVNGRHSVNNMRTRPYPFIAADNSHGPYRGRLYLVYASNFPAGNGNKPDIFLHYSDNDGATWSEAFTINDDFPSNLHSQYHPISWCDNETGRLYIHWMDTRNTPTSDSALIYATFSDDGGESFAPNVAVSNEKMPIDCITCPGGGTPRYQGDYNGVVSNGDIAMLSWADFRYGDFASFTAYYPDFAMKLSPELDTISGAAIFTIEIPGVKAYDNDVICEATVESPPSGYFTVLYPYGNVISILPGTLEIFITASIDVPPGDYIATFTARGPNNTPVHKRYATVRVLDPYKPVADFTSDYTEFCEGQPIHFYDLSSGTPTSWEWYFFGAYPPTSTQQNPEGIVYTAPGEYDISLIVANSAGSDDTTKADYVRVSIIPIQPQTWDEETCLGGPQPYLLAGGENIRWYDDPFLIHLIHYGDTLYVNESLPGIYTYYATQTINGCESNGEEAHLTIHPIPEVTLAPFDTVCKGDTPFLLTGGFPEGGNYYGTGITNNYFDPFVAGPGTHQIRYLYADSNGCVNSAIQALTVKPGPAVSLQPFSAICENEEALELTGGEPTGGVYEGTGVQDGWFFPALAGPGIHRIRYTIEDSTGCANAAEETIEVYPLPIVFIQPYETVCSNFPPFLLTQG